In the Taeniopygia guttata chromosome 12, bTaeGut7.mat, whole genome shotgun sequence genome, one interval contains:
- the SEMA3G gene encoding semaphorin-3G: MRAAVAVAVWLSLCWLWAAGHSLPRLRLSYRELLGTNRSVLFFGRRGFLGFRSLYLDEYRDRLFIGGKDVLYSLLLDGASADAKEIYWPPRPGQTEECFQKGKDPGTDCANYVRVLHPYNRTHLLACGTGAFHPMCTFIYVGHRGEHTFSLDPASVETGRGRCPHEPSRAFASTVIGGELYAGLTADFLGRDPGVFRSMGTRSALRTEVDQRLLHDPKFVAAHLIPDNDDRDNDKAYFFFTEKVVEADSKEHAIVSRVGRVCVNDAGGQRVLVNKWSTFNKARLVCSVPGPGGIDTYFDELEDVFLLRTKDGKSPEIYALFSTVSHVFRGSAVCVYRMADIREVFNGPFAHRESPHHQWGAYEGRVPYPRPGVCPSKTTNQPRRQYGTTKDFPDEVLHFARAHPLMYKPVYPRHHRPLLVKTDLPHRLRQLVVDRVEAEDGQHDILFLGTDAGSVLKVVVMQKTSSAMTEEVILEELQVFKMPVPITQMEISVKRQTLYVGSSLGVAQVRLHQCESYGTACAECCLARDPYCAWDGTACTHYQPSSKRRQRRQDAHHGNPAHQCLDQNLTVDDFESIEEKVLYGAEDNSTFLECVPRSPQASVQWFVQRPPDEQRDEVKTDERILQTEHGLLFRKLHRHDAGIYYCKTLEHGFTQTVAKTALHVIASEQLAHTFPRGRGDELPHLLCPEPQLAPQAPKTWFKDIMHLISSQNPRRVEEYCARLWCSSRPHHRKSKLAQAKLVLAGVDVAKKGRTAKAHSERNRVPRQAPAP; encoded by the exons atgcgggcggcggtggcggtggcggtgtGGCTGTCgctgtgctggctctgggcGGCGGGACACAGCCTGCCCCGGCTCCGCCTGTCCTACCGCG AGCTTTTAGGCACCAACCGCTCCGTCCTCTTCTTCGGTCGCCGCGGCTTCCTGGGCTTCCGCTCCCTCTACCTGGATGAGTATCGTGACCGGCTCTTCATCGGGGGGAAGGATGTGCTCTACTCCCTGCTCCTGGATGGGGCCAGTGCAGATGCCAAGGAG ATCTATTGGCCACCCCGCCCTGGGCAGACGGAGGAGTGTTTTCAGAAGGGGAAGGACCCAGGG aCTGACTGTGCCAACTACGTCCGTGTGCTGCATCCCTACAACCGGACACACTTGCTGGCCTGTGGGACAGGCGCCTTCCACCCCATGTGCACCTTCATCTACGTGGGGCACCGTGGCGAG cacacCTTCAGCCTGGACCCTGCCAGCGTGGAGACCGGCCGGGGCAGGTGCCCACACGAGCCCAGCCGTGCTTTCGCCAGCACCGTCATCG GTGGGGAGCTGTACGCCGGCCTCACGGCAGATTTCCTGGGACGCGATCCCGGTGTTTTCCGCAGCATGGGGACCCGCTCCGCCCTGCGCACAGAGGTGGACCAGCGCTTACTGCACG ATCCCAAATTTGTGGCAGCCCACTTGATCCCAGACAACGATGACCGGGACAATGACAAAGCCTATTTCTTCTTCACGGAGAAGGTGGTGGAGGCAGACAGCAAGGAGCACGCCATTGTCAGCCGTGTGGGGCGTGTCTGCGTG aatGATGCTGGTGGCCAGAGGGTGCTGGTCAACAAGTGGAGTACCTTCAACAAGGCCCGGCTGGTGTGCTCAGTTCCCGGCCCTGGTGGCATTGACACCTACTTTGATGAGCTGG AGGATGTCTTCTTGCTGAGGACGAAGGATGGGAAGAGCCCAGAGATCTATGCCCTTTTCAGCACTGTCAG CCACGTTTTCCGGGGCTCTGCTGTCTGTGTGTACCGCATGGCCGACATCCGGGAGGTCTTCAACGGGCCCTTTGCCCACCGAGAGAGCCCCCACCACCAGTGGGGTGCCTACGAGGGCAGGGTGCCCTACCCGCGGCCAGGCGTG tgtcccagcaAGACCACCAACCAGCCCCGGCGGCAGTACGGCACCACCAAGGACTTCCCTGACGAGGTGCTGCACTTTGCCCGCGCTCACCCCCTCATGTACAAGCCCGTGTACCCCCGGCACCACCGGCCCCTCCTCGTGAAGACTGACCTGCCCCACCGGCTGCGCCAGCTCGTGGTGGACAGGGTGGAGGCCGAGGATGGGCAGCACGACATCCTCTTCCTCGGCAcag ATGCTGGCTCGGTGTTGAAGGTGGTGGTCATGCAGAAAACAAGCTCAGCCATGACTGAAGAAGTcatcctggaggagctgcaggtttTTAAG ATGCCTGTGCCCATCACCCAGATGGAGATCTCTGTCAAGCGT CAAACGCTCTACGTGGGCTCCAGCCTAGGGGTGGCCCAGGTACGCCTGCACCAGTGTGAGTCCTATGGCACTGCCTGTGCCGAGTGCTGCCTGGCCAGGGACCCCTACTGTGCCTGGGATGGCACTGCCTGCACCCACTACCAGCCCTCCAGCAAGCGCCGCCAGCGCCGCCAGGACGCCCACCACGGCAACCCTGCACACCAGTGTCTGGACCAGAACCTGACTG TGGACGATTTTGAGAGCATTGAGGAGAAGGTGCTTTATGGGGCAGAGGACAACAGCACCTTCCTGGAGTGTGTGCCCCGGTCCCCGCAGGCCAGCGTGCAGTGGTTTGTCCAGAGGCCCCCTGACGAGCAGCGGGACGAG GTGAAGACGGATGAGCGGATCCTGCAGACGGAGCACGGGCTGCTTTTCCGCAAGCTGCACCGGCACGACGCCGGCATCTACTACTGCAAAACGCTGGAGCACGGCTTCACCCAGACCGTGGCCAAGACCGCCCTGCACGTGATTGCCAGCGAGCAGCTGGCACACACCTTCCCCCGGGGCCGAGGGGACGAGCTCCCTcacctgctctgccctgagccccagctggcgCCACAGGCTCCCAAAACCTGGTTCAAAGACATCATGCACCTCATCAGCTCCCAAAACCCACGGCGGGTGGAGGAGTACTGCGCCCGCCTCTGGTGCAGCAGCCGTCCTCACCACCGCAAGAGCAAACTGGCCCAGGCCAAGCTGGTCCTGGCTGGTGTGGATGTGGCCAAGAAGGGACGGACAGCCAAAGCCCACAGCGAGAGGAACCGTGTGCCCCGGCAAGCACCGGCCCCTTAG
- the BAP1 gene encoding ubiquitin carboxyl-terminal hydrolase BAP1 isoform X1: MNKGWLELESDPGLFTLLVEDFGVKGVQVEEIYDLQSKCQGPVYGFIFLFKWIEERRSRRKVSTLVDETSVIDDDIVNNMFFAHQLIPNSCATHALLSVLLNCNNVDLGPTLSRMKDFTKGFSPESKGYAIGNAPELAKAHNSHARPEPRHLPEKQNGISAVRTMEAFHFVSYVPIKGRLFELDGLKVYPIDHGPWADDEEWTDKARRVIMERIGLATAGEPYHDIRFNLMAVVPDRRMKYESKLHILKMNRQTVLEALQQLIRVTQPELIQTQKSQESQPGEEAKPASSKTVTPESTHPDGTDEPTSQGHPTATQSPPSKSKPVPKTAVSGINGAPPANPNPIVQRLPAFLDNHNYAKSPMQEEEDLAAGVGRNRVPVRQHQQYSDDEDDYDDDDEEEVRSTNSAIRYKRKGQVKQEHVAGAADGQLSVLQPNTINVLAEKLKESQKDLSIPLSIKTSGGGAAVAVVTHSQPSPTPSNESTDTASEIGSAFNSPLRSPIRSANPTRPSSPVTSHISKVLFGEEDGLLRLDCMRYNRAVRDLGPVVSSGLLHLTDDGVFCPLAAADGKNSPSSIKPGEEAPVAIKLEEKEGSEASDSKEKVGLGRTSDHPGGEKYSPKELLALLKCVEAEIANYEACLKEEVEKRKKFKIDDQRRTHNYDEFICTFISMLAQEGMLASLVEQNISVRRRQGVSIGRLHKQRKPDRRKRSRPYKAKRQ; encoded by the exons ATGAATAAAggctggctggagctggagagCGACCCCG gTCTTTTCACGCTCCTGGTTGAAGATTTTG GGGTCAAGGGAGTGCAGGTTGAGGAGATTTATGATCTGCAGAGCAAATGCCAAGG CCCCGTGTATGGGTTCATCTTCCTGTTCAAGTGGATTGAGGAGCGCCGGTCCCGCCGGAAGGTCTCCACACTGGTGGATGAGACGTCGGTGATCGACGATGACATCGTCAATAACATGTTCTTTGCTCACCAG CTGATCCCCAATTCCTGTGCCACCCATGCCCTGCTGAGCGTCCTCCTGAACTGCAACAATGTCGATCTGGGTCCCACCTTGAGCCGCATGAAGGATTTCACCAAAGGCTTTAGCCCTGAG AGCAAAGGCTATGCCATCGGCAACGCCCCGGAGCTGGCCAAGGCCCACAACAGCCATGCCAG GCCAGAGCCACGGCACTTGCCGGAGAAGCAGAACGGGATCAGCGCAGTGCGGACCATGGAGGCTTTTCATTTTGTCAGCTATGTCCCCATCAAGGGACGGCTCTTTGAGCTGGACGGGCTGAAGGTCTATCCCATTGACCACG GGCCATGGGCAGATGACGAGGAATGGACGGACAAAGCCAGGAGAGTGATCATGGAGCGCATTGGCCTGGCCACTGCAGG GGAGCCGTACCATGACATCCGCTTCAACCTGATGGCCGTGGTGCCTGACCGGAGGATGAAGTACGAGTCCAAACTGCACATCCTGAAGATGAACCGCCAGACTGTGCTGGAGGCCTTGCAGCAG CTTATCCGAGTAACTCAGCCTGAGCTGATCCAGACCCAGAAGTCTCAGGAGTCTCAGCCTGGTGAAGAGGCAAAGCCAGCCAGCAGCAAGACCGTGACTCCAGAGAGCACTCATCCAG ATGGCACCGATGAACCCACCAGCCAGGGCCACCCCACGGCCACACAGAGCCCACCCAGCAAATCCAAACCGGTGCCAAAGACAGCAGTGAGCGGCATCAATGGGGCCCCTCCAGCAAACCCCAACCCCATTGTGCAGAGACTGCCAGCCTTCCTGGATAACCACAACTATGCCAAGTCCCCCATGCAG gaggaggaagaccTTGCGGCAGGAGTGGGTCGCAACCGGGTCCCAGTCCGACAGCACCAGCAGTACTCGGATGATGAGGATGActatgatgatgatgatgaggaggaaGTTCGTAGCACCAACTCAGCCATCAG GTACAAGAGGAAAGGGCAAGTGAAGCAAGAGCACGTGGCAGGGGCTGCAGATGGCCAGCTCTCTGTCCTGCAGCCCAACACCATCAACGTCCTGGCTGAGAAGCTGAAGGAATCTCAAAAGGATCTTTCCATTCCCCTGTCCATCAAGACGAGCGGCGGGGGTGCTGCCGTGGCAGTGGTCACCCACTCCCagccctcccccacccccagcaaCGAGAGCACGGACACGGCCTCCGAGATCGGCAGCGCCTTCAACTCCCCGCTGCGCTCTCCCATCCGCTCGGCCAACCCCACGCGCCCCTCCAGCCCCGTCACCTCGCACATCTCCAAGGTGCTGTTCGGCGAGGAGGACGGGCTGCTGCGCCTGGACTGCATGCGCTACAACCGGGCTGTCAGGGACCTGGGGCCCGTTGtcagctcagggctgctgcaCCTCACCGACGATGGGGTCTTCTGCCcgctggctgctgcag ATGGGAAAAACTCTCCCTCTTCAATCAAACCCGGTGAAGAGGCCCCGGTTGCGATCAaactggaggagaaggagggcaGTGAGGCCAGTGACAGCAAAGAGAAGGTGGGACTTGGCAGGACCAGTGATCACCCTGGGGGGGAAAAGTATTCTCCCAAG GAGCTGCTGGCGCTGCTCAAGTGTGTGGAAGCAGAGATTGCAAACTATGAGGCCTGCCTGAAGGAGGAGgtagagaagaggaagaaattcAAG
- the BAP1 gene encoding ubiquitin carboxyl-terminal hydrolase BAP1 isoform X2, translated as MNKGWLELESDPGLFTLLVEDFGVKGVQVEEIYDLQSKCQGPVYGFIFLFKWIEERRSRRKVSTLVDETSVIDDDIVNNMFFAHQLIPNSCATHALLSVLLNCNNVDLGPTLSRMKDFTKGFSPESKGYAIGNAPELAKAHNSHARPEPRHLPEKQNGISAVRTMEAFHFVSYVPIKGRLFELDGLKVYPIDHGPWADDEEWTDKARRVIMERIGLATAGEPYHDIRFNLMAVVPDRRMKYESKLHILKMNRQTVLEALQQLIRVTQPELIQTQKSQESQPGEEAKPASSKTVTPESTHPDGTDEPTSQGHPTATQSPPSKSKPVPKTAVSGINGAPPANPNPIVQRLPAFLDNHNYAKSPMQEEEDLAAGVGRNRVPVRQHQQYSDDEDDYDDDDEEEVRSTNSAIRYKRKGQVKQEHVAGAADGQLSVLQPNTINVLAEKLKESQKDLSIPLSIKTSGGGAAVAVVTHSQPSPTPSNESTDTASEIGSAFNSPLRSPIRSANPTRPSSPVTSHISKVLFGEEDGLLRLDCMRYNRAVRDLGPVVSSGLLHLTDDGVFCPLAAADGKNSPSSIKPGEEAPVAIKLEEKEGSEASDSKEKELLALLKCVEAEIANYEACLKEEVEKRKKFKIDDQRRTHNYDEFICTFISMLAQEGMLASLVEQNISVRRRQGVSIGRLHKQRKPDRRKRSRPYKAKRQ; from the exons ATGAATAAAggctggctggagctggagagCGACCCCG gTCTTTTCACGCTCCTGGTTGAAGATTTTG GGGTCAAGGGAGTGCAGGTTGAGGAGATTTATGATCTGCAGAGCAAATGCCAAGG CCCCGTGTATGGGTTCATCTTCCTGTTCAAGTGGATTGAGGAGCGCCGGTCCCGCCGGAAGGTCTCCACACTGGTGGATGAGACGTCGGTGATCGACGATGACATCGTCAATAACATGTTCTTTGCTCACCAG CTGATCCCCAATTCCTGTGCCACCCATGCCCTGCTGAGCGTCCTCCTGAACTGCAACAATGTCGATCTGGGTCCCACCTTGAGCCGCATGAAGGATTTCACCAAAGGCTTTAGCCCTGAG AGCAAAGGCTATGCCATCGGCAACGCCCCGGAGCTGGCCAAGGCCCACAACAGCCATGCCAG GCCAGAGCCACGGCACTTGCCGGAGAAGCAGAACGGGATCAGCGCAGTGCGGACCATGGAGGCTTTTCATTTTGTCAGCTATGTCCCCATCAAGGGACGGCTCTTTGAGCTGGACGGGCTGAAGGTCTATCCCATTGACCACG GGCCATGGGCAGATGACGAGGAATGGACGGACAAAGCCAGGAGAGTGATCATGGAGCGCATTGGCCTGGCCACTGCAGG GGAGCCGTACCATGACATCCGCTTCAACCTGATGGCCGTGGTGCCTGACCGGAGGATGAAGTACGAGTCCAAACTGCACATCCTGAAGATGAACCGCCAGACTGTGCTGGAGGCCTTGCAGCAG CTTATCCGAGTAACTCAGCCTGAGCTGATCCAGACCCAGAAGTCTCAGGAGTCTCAGCCTGGTGAAGAGGCAAAGCCAGCCAGCAGCAAGACCGTGACTCCAGAGAGCACTCATCCAG ATGGCACCGATGAACCCACCAGCCAGGGCCACCCCACGGCCACACAGAGCCCACCCAGCAAATCCAAACCGGTGCCAAAGACAGCAGTGAGCGGCATCAATGGGGCCCCTCCAGCAAACCCCAACCCCATTGTGCAGAGACTGCCAGCCTTCCTGGATAACCACAACTATGCCAAGTCCCCCATGCAG gaggaggaagaccTTGCGGCAGGAGTGGGTCGCAACCGGGTCCCAGTCCGACAGCACCAGCAGTACTCGGATGATGAGGATGActatgatgatgatgatgaggaggaaGTTCGTAGCACCAACTCAGCCATCAG GTACAAGAGGAAAGGGCAAGTGAAGCAAGAGCACGTGGCAGGGGCTGCAGATGGCCAGCTCTCTGTCCTGCAGCCCAACACCATCAACGTCCTGGCTGAGAAGCTGAAGGAATCTCAAAAGGATCTTTCCATTCCCCTGTCCATCAAGACGAGCGGCGGGGGTGCTGCCGTGGCAGTGGTCACCCACTCCCagccctcccccacccccagcaaCGAGAGCACGGACACGGCCTCCGAGATCGGCAGCGCCTTCAACTCCCCGCTGCGCTCTCCCATCCGCTCGGCCAACCCCACGCGCCCCTCCAGCCCCGTCACCTCGCACATCTCCAAGGTGCTGTTCGGCGAGGAGGACGGGCTGCTGCGCCTGGACTGCATGCGCTACAACCGGGCTGTCAGGGACCTGGGGCCCGTTGtcagctcagggctgctgcaCCTCACCGACGATGGGGTCTTCTGCCcgctggctgctgcag ATGGGAAAAACTCTCCCTCTTCAATCAAACCCGGTGAAGAGGCCCCGGTTGCGATCAaactggaggagaaggagggcaGTGAGGCCAGTGACAGCAAAGAGAAG GAGCTGCTGGCGCTGCTCAAGTGTGTGGAAGCAGAGATTGCAAACTATGAGGCCTGCCTGAAGGAGGAGgtagagaagaggaagaaattcAAG